A single genomic interval of Zingiber officinale cultivar Zhangliang chromosome 4A, Zo_v1.1, whole genome shotgun sequence harbors:
- the LOC121970968 gene encoding polyadenylate-binding protein 3-like isoform X2, translating to MLTFVVFGELWACCYLAFLVEYACTPEEVQQHFQSCGTVNRVTILTDKFGQPKGFAYVEFVEAEAVQEALQLNDSELHGRQLRVAAKRTNVPGLKQFRPGRYNPYMAYPYSRPYMPPYYASPYGYGRFPRFRRPMRYRPYF from the exons ATGCTGACCTTTGTGGTGTTTGGAGAACTTTGGGCATGTTGTTACTTAGCATTTCTG GTTGAATATGCTTGCACCCCTGAAGAAGTTCAACAGCATTTTCAGTCGTGCGGGACAGTTAACAGAGTCACTATTCTGACTGACAAATTTGGTCAGCCCAAGGGTTTTGCTTATGTTGAATTTGTGGAAGCGGAGGCTGTCCAAGAGGCTCTTCAGTTGAATGACTCTGAGCTGCATGGTCGTCAACTCAGG GTTGCAGCTAAGCGGACGAATGTTCCAGGGCTGAAGCAATTCCGTCCCGGGCGATACAATCCTTACATGGCATATCCATATAGCAGGCCATACATGCCACCCTACTATGCCTCCCCTTACGGATACGG GAGGTTTCCTCGATTCAGAAGGCCGATGCGCTATAGGCCCTACTTCTAA
- the LOC121970968 gene encoding polyadenylate-binding protein 3-like isoform X1, which yields MDEDEHEVYGGEIPDDMDADVDISRSDEDASKELEEMKRRLKEMEEEAAALRDMHAKVEKEMGSGQDPNGVATNQPNKEEADARSIYVGNVEYACTPEEVQQHFQSCGTVNRVTILTDKFGQPKGFAYVEFVEAEAVQEALQLNDSELHGRQLRVAAKRTNVPGLKQFRPGRYNPYMAYPYSRPYMPPYYASPYGYGRFPRFRRPMRYRPYF from the exons ATGGACGAAGACGAACACGAAGTCTACGGCGGCGAGATTCCGGACGATATGGACGCCGACGTCGACATATCCCGCTCCGATGAGGACGCTTCCAAG GAGCTGGAAGAGATGAAGAGGCGGCTGAAGGAGATGGAGGAGGAGGCGGCCGCTCTTCGTGATATGCATGCCAAGGTGGAGAAGGAGATGGGCTCAGGCCAAG ATCCCAATGGAGTGGCAACAAATCAACCAAACAAAGAGGAGGCTGATGCCCGCTCCATATATGTTGGCAAT GTTGAATATGCTTGCACCCCTGAAGAAGTTCAACAGCATTTTCAGTCGTGCGGGACAGTTAACAGAGTCACTATTCTGACTGACAAATTTGGTCAGCCCAAGGGTTTTGCTTATGTTGAATTTGTGGAAGCGGAGGCTGTCCAAGAGGCTCTTCAGTTGAATGACTCTGAGCTGCATGGTCGTCAACTCAGG GTTGCAGCTAAGCGGACGAATGTTCCAGGGCTGAAGCAATTCCGTCCCGGGCGATACAATCCTTACATGGCATATCCATATAGCAGGCCATACATGCCACCCTACTATGCCTCCCCTTACGGATACGG GAGGTTTCCTCGATTCAGAAGGCCGATGCGCTATAGGCCCTACTTCTAA